The Leishmania major strain Friedlin complete genome, chromosome 23 nucleotide sequence GAAGTAATCCGTGCACACTCGCTCGCCAATGGAACACATGAGAATGTGCATGATCGCGCTTCCGCTGCCATGCGACTGTGTCCATTTTTCTTTCggcagaaaaaaagagaaaacagcTGCGCTCTCCGTCAGACagcaaaggaaagggaggatGCCGAGAGCACTAGCGGATGCCCTTGCGTCGTTTATAAAGCTTCATTGACGCTGTTGTTTCAACTTCATACGATTGCCGGCAAACTTGATCGAGAGATTCTTTTTTTCCAAAATAAGCATTTTCGAATCAAGGGCTTTCATTGCCACGGAAGTTGACATGCAAGCCCCTGCAGCacaacacacatacacacggacacagagagaggctGGTCTTTGACAAGATAGCCGACCTGCTATTTCTTTTTgacctcgcctcctcctcatcgatGGCGTGGTACAAGGTCAGACTCTACGCATGCATGCAGACCCCGTAAAACctcccccccaaaaaaaaagcgcaAGAGTGAGAAGGGGGCGAGCGCAAACGggagcgcagccgcactccgcttctctctctctctctgcaccttTCCATGAAGCCGTGCAGGTGTATGCCATCCTGTCACTGTatccatatatatatatatatatatgtgtgtgtgtggcggtgtATTGGCGCGAGGTGCACAGCACACCAACGACGGAAAGGGtgtcaaaaaaaaaagggggtagaggggtggaggggagggggaaacgGAAAAACAAAACCAAAAAGAGAAACCCCTGTTTacccttcttttttctttcgtccgtgtctgtctgtctgtgtgtgtctgtgtagACGAGCACTACAGTTGTAAGTATGATGTGCGGTATGTACGCCCACCATATGTTTTGTATGTACATGTGTCGCTGTGGTTTCGTGTTCACGTGCGTGtaagtgcgtgtgcgagaTGTAAAATAGACATCCTGTTGGAAAGCCACGGCTGAAGAACGAAAAGAGTGGAGacgcgtatatatatatatatgtatatatacatggGAGCACATACAAAATCAAGCCTATAAGCCACGGAAAGAACGAAGAGAAAGGTGCGAGAGCCCATCACGCTACACGGACACATATACCAAAAACCGGGAAGCTGAAGAAAAAGATGCACGAAAgaaaggaagggggaggggagatgTCCaggcaccgcctccacgtccGCCCCAGTTCGCTCGTCAGCTTGTGAGAGAACGGTTGTTGCTGTAGGACCATAGTACCTGtacgtgcatgtgtgtgtggtgtctTTAACTATAGTGCCCACATTAAAACCGCTTGGAAAGAGCGAAAGGGAAACGGTGCTCCGCCTTCCCCCATccaaaaacgaaaaaaaaactccCCCTTCCGAGCATCTCCCGCTGGCCGGAATGCCTCTATCCCTCCGAGTTACTCCGCTACCGTGCACACCAGCCGACCTCTCCCTTTTCGGTGGCATTTTCTCCCGTGTGAAAACCCGAGTTTCGCAGCGGCGTTGACTGCGTAGCGAATGCGCGGCGGCTTctcagccgcaccgcctttTCCTTCATCGCCTGCTCACCGTGGCCCTCTCACGTGGCCCACCGTCCGCacgcgccttcttcgccgacACCATCGACACCACAGCACACATttccgcagctgccgcccgaGCGCCACGACAGAAAGAAAAATGGAGAGCACCGTagagagaagagaacacAGCTCGCCTCGAGAACACCGAGATAGCGAGACCCACGACCGGCAAACACGATGTACACCACCACTGGAACCCCGGTACCCGAGAGCGGGAAATCACACACCTCTCAcgagacacacacggagaTAGAGGTGGAGAGGTGGGCAGGGAAGAGGATATGCGCGTGTATAGAGGCAATCGAAAAGAAACAAGAAACAAAGACCGTCCACGCAGGGGCAGCGAGCGTGAAGCTAGAACCGGCGAtcacagcacacacagagacagggCCTGGCATGGCCACAGTTGCGTAGCAGCAGCCCAGGTACCAAACTCCCGGCAGTgaccgcgcacgcaccgacGACGTCTACGGCTCGCCCAGCCCAGCCCATACCGCACACTcggaggcgcagaggggagggcaagCCAAGAAAGCTGGCAGTGGTCAGGAGGTGCAGCCACAGCAACCCCGTGCAGGCATCAGCCACtgtgtgggggagagagacaaagcgggagagacacacgcagtCCACATGCGAGGATGCACGAGCGGCGGGGTGCAGAGCACGGCTCGCACACAAGCCCGGACGCAGCCCACTAGTTGCCGGCAGCGTGCTCCTTCGGCTGATCATCGTTACCATCCTCATTGCccttgcctccctctcccacgtTGTCTCCATCttcgctcttcttctgcaCATCCCCGTCGTTCTTCGGCGCATGGCCATCCTCCTTCGGGGCATGGTCATCGTTCTTCGGCGCATGGCCATCCTCCTTCGGGGCATGGTCATCGTTCTTCGGCGCATGGCCATCCTCCTTCGGGGCATGGTCATCGTTCTTCGGCGCATGGCCATCCTCCTTCGGGGCATGGTCATCGTTCTTCGGCGCATGGCCATCCTCCTTCGGGCCACCGTCGTCGTTCTTCCCTGTATGGCCATCCTCCTTCGGGCAACGGTCTTCGTTGTTCGGCGTGAAGCCATCATCCTTCGGGTCATATTCGTTGGTCCGACCGCCGGCGCTCTTC carries:
- the HASPB1 gene encoding hydrophilic acylated surface protein b, producing the protein MGSSCTKDSAKEPQKSADKIKSTNETNQGGNASGSRKSAGGRTNEYDPKDDGFTPNNEDRCPKEDGHTGKNDDGGPKEDGHAPKNDDHAPKEDGHAPKNDDHAPKEDGHAPKNDDHAPKEDGHAPKNDDHAPKEDGHAPKNDGDVQKKSEDGDNVGEGGKGNEDGNDDQPKEHAAGN